In Mesorhizobium sp. 113-3-3, a genomic segment contains:
- a CDS encoding cell division protein FtsX, translating to MTDLSAEHLQEHEQEAEAAEARPRTQRRMAPIVPAQNIAGRALVLVIAIMTFLSCLTFGAVTLVRDTASVWENQISREATIQIKPADGLDMEAALAQASQIAGEFPGVKSTKIIDRDATARLLEPWLGSGLNIDELPVPRLIIVTIDENSPPDFAAMRAAITPKLPSASLDDHRTWVDRLVAMARTTVTIGIAVLALMLSATVLTVVFATRGAMAGNGHIIEVLHFVGAEAAFIAREFRRHFLVTGMKGAAAGGAAAVLVFIVFSWWSSRNMATPQADQATALFGNFAIGSAGYLGVVLMVLVIGALTAATSHATVVAYLSDIDVRQPDA from the coding sequence ATGACTGACCTGTCCGCCGAACACCTCCAGGAGCATGAGCAGGAAGCCGAGGCGGCCGAGGCAAGGCCGCGCACCCAGCGCCGTATGGCGCCGATCGTGCCGGCGCAGAACATCGCCGGCCGGGCGCTCGTCCTGGTCATCGCCATCATGACCTTCCTGTCCTGCCTGACCTTCGGCGCCGTGACGCTGGTGCGCGACACCGCCTCGGTCTGGGAGAACCAGATCTCGCGCGAGGCGACGATCCAGATCAAGCCGGCCGACGGCCTCGACATGGAGGCCGCCCTTGCCCAGGCCTCGCAGATCGCCGGCGAATTCCCCGGTGTGAAGTCGACAAAGATCATCGATCGCGACGCGACCGCGCGGCTGCTGGAGCCATGGCTGGGTTCGGGCCTCAACATCGACGAGTTGCCGGTGCCGCGCCTGATCATCGTCACCATCGATGAGAACAGCCCGCCCGACTTCGCCGCCATGCGGGCCGCGATCACGCCAAAACTGCCGAGCGCCTCGCTCGACGATCACCGCACCTGGGTCGACCGGCTGGTGGCCATGGCGCGCACCACGGTGACCATCGGCATTGCCGTGCTGGCGCTGATGCTGTCGGCGACGGTGCTGACCGTGGTGTTCGCGACCCGCGGCGCCATGGCCGGCAATGGCCATATCATCGAAGTGCTGCATTTCGTCGGCGCCGAGGCGGCCTTCATCGCGCGCGAATTTCGCCGGCATTTCCTGGTCACCGGCATGAAGGGCGCGGCCGCCGGCGGCGCGGCGGCGGTGCTGGTCTTCATCGTCTTTTCCTGGTGGTCGTCGCGCAACATGGCGACGCCGCAGGCCGATCAGGCAACCGCTTTGTTCGGCAATTTCGCCATCGGCTCGGCGGGCTATCTCGGCGTCGTTCTGATGGTGCTGGTGATCGGTGCGCTGACCGCGGCA
- a CDS encoding fimbrillin family protein → MMADERTARPVSGEIMTDAPAIAVADRIVRGPAADIVDADYVVMPRLVPIVESVSPQPRPIVTPSIEGMDMLRKPEAPAERQPAVRGGPIFWIAGIGAALAAFWVSGGHALVRQAPFLSGAQASALTISGVTSRVDASGANPVLFVDGEAANDGVGAATMPPLEIRVTGNDGRTTRYTLGTSGHSLASGERFGFASRLDVPKNGVRTVLVTFAQ, encoded by the coding sequence ATGATGGCTGACGAACGAACCGCGCGCCCGGTTTCCGGCGAAATCATGACCGATGCCCCGGCAATTGCCGTGGCGGACAGGATCGTGCGCGGCCCGGCGGCCGATATCGTCGATGCCGACTATGTCGTGATGCCGCGCCTTGTCCCCATCGTGGAAAGCGTTTCACCGCAGCCGCGCCCGATCGTCACGCCTTCCATCGAGGGCATGGACATGCTGCGCAAGCCGGAAGCGCCGGCGGAACGGCAGCCGGCCGTCCGCGGCGGGCCGATCTTCTGGATCGCCGGGATCGGTGCTGCTCTCGCCGCCTTCTGGGTCTCCGGCGGCCATGCGTTGGTGCGCCAGGCGCCGTTCCTGTCCGGCGCGCAAGCGTCGGCGCTGACCATCTCGGGCGTCACTTCGCGCGTCGACGCCTCGGGGGCCAATCCGGTGCTGTTCGTCGATGGCGAGGCCGCCAATGACGGGGTGGGGGCCGCGACAATGCCGCCGCTCGAAATCCGCGTGACCGGCAATGACGGGCGTACAACCCGCTATACGTTGGGGACATCCGGCCATTCGCTGGCATCCGGCGAAAGATTCGGCTTTGCCAGCCGCCTCGACGTGCCTAAGAACGGCGTGAGGACCGTTTTGGTTACTTTCGCCCAATAG
- the ftsE gene encoding cell division ATP-binding protein FtsE — protein MIRFENVGLRYGMGPEILRDISLHIPERSFQFLSGPSGAGKTTLLRLLFMSLKPTRGLITIFGKDRSRISRTELPHLRRRIGVVFQDFRLLDHMTTYENVALPLRVRGREEASYRTDVTELLKWVGLGERMHVLPPVLSGGEKQRAAIARALIEQPEILLADEPTGNVDPPLARRLLRLFIELNRLGTAVVIATHDLGLMEQVDARRMILAGGRLDIYD, from the coding sequence TTGATTCGCTTCGAAAATGTCGGCCTCCGCTATGGCATGGGTCCGGAAATCCTCCGCGACATCTCCCTGCATATACCGGAGCGCTCCTTCCAGTTCCTGAGCGGCCCTTCTGGCGCCGGCAAGACGACGTTGCTGCGCCTTCTGTTCATGTCGCTGAAGCCGACGCGCGGGCTCATCACCATTTTCGGCAAGGACCGTTCGCGCATCTCGCGCACCGAACTGCCGCATTTGCGGCGCCGCATCGGCGTGGTGTTCCAGGATTTTCGCCTCCTCGACCACATGACGACCTATGAGAATGTCGCGTTGCCGCTGCGCGTGCGCGGGCGCGAAGAAGCGAGCTACCGCACCGATGTCACCGAGCTGCTGAAATGGGTGGGGCTGGGCGAGCGCATGCATGTGCTGCCGCCGGTCCTGTCGGGCGGCGAGAAGCAGCGCGCCGCCATCGCGCGCGCGCTGATCGAGCAGCCTGAGATCCTGCTCGCCGACGAGCCGACCGGCAATGTCGATCCGCCGCTGGCGCGACGGCTGCTGCGGCTCTTCATCGAGCTCAATCGTCTCGGCACCGCCGTGGTGATCGCCACCCACGACCTCGGCCTGATGGAGCAGGTCGACGCGCGCCGCATGATCCTGGCCGGCGGAAGGCTGGACATCTATGACTGA